Proteins from a single region of Antechinus flavipes isolate AdamAnt ecotype Samford, QLD, Australia chromosome 2, AdamAnt_v2, whole genome shotgun sequence:
- the LOC127552259 gene encoding zinc finger protein 135-like, with the protein MWVWYLFYCLLLVVLSEQEMKLEMKDTTEEINLSLVEPHKPGNISHCDFTWREIYATHEKIHIGKKPYECNQCGKGFRRKGTLTIHQRIHTGKKPYQCSQGGKTCRYKKSLTLHQRIHTGEKPYECNQCGKVFTRKDNLSVHQSTHTGEKPYECNQCGKTFRCKRNLTVHQRIHTGEKPYECSQCGKTFRYKGGLTEHQRIHSEEKPYECNQCGKAFKRKHHLSVHQSTHTGEKLYECNHCGKTFRYKGVLTAHQRIHCGEKLYECNQCGKTFREKGSLNVHQRIHSGEKSYECNQCGKTFRCNGNLIRHQKIHTGAKPYECNQCGKDFKCKDHLSVHQNTHTGEKP; encoded by the coding sequence ATGTGGGTATggtatctattttattgtttgttgttggttgttttgTCAGAGCAAGAGATGAAACTTGAAATGAAGGACACTACTGAGGAGATAAACCTTTCTCTGGTAGAACCTCACAAGCCAGGAAACATAAGTCACTGTGACTTTACTTGGAGAGAAATCTATGCTACACATGAGAAAATTCACATTGGcaagaaaccttatgaatgtaaccaatgtggaaagggttttagaaGAAAAGGAACCCTTAcaatacatcagagaatccacactgggaAGAAACCTTATCAATGTAGCCAGGGTGGAAAGACTTGTAGATACAAGAAATCACTTACTctccatcagagaatccacactggggagaaaccttatgaatgtaaccaatgtggaaaggttTTTACACGTAAGGACAACCTTAGCGTACATCAGAgcacccacactggagagaaaccttatgaatgtaaccagtgtggaaagacttttagatgTAAGCGAAATCTTAcagtacatcagagaatccacactggagagaaaccttatgaatgtagccaatgtggaaagacttttagataCAAGGGAGGCcttactgaacatcagagaatccactctgaagagaaaccttatgaatgtaaccagtgtggaaaggcttttaaacGTAAACATCACCTTAGTGTACATCAAAGCacccacactggagaaaaactttatgaatgtaaccactgtggaaagacttttagataCAAGGGAGTTCTTACTGCACATCAAAGAATCCACTGTGGAGAAAAactttatgaatgtaaccaatgtggaaagactttcagagAAAAGGGATCTCTtaatgtacatcagagaatccactctggagagaaatcttatgaatgtaatcagtgtggaaagacttttagatgTAATGGAAATCTTATtagacatcagaaaatccacactggggcgaagccttatgaatgtaaccagtgtggaaaggattttaaatgtaAGGACCACCTTAGTGTACATCAGAACacacacactggagagaaaccttaa
- the LOC127552260 gene encoding zinc finger protein 717-like, whose product MAEPHKPKIKSCCDFTCREICATHEKMHTGKKPYECNQCGKGFTKRGTLTIHQRIHTGEKLYECNQCGKTFRQKAHLNVHHRIHSGEKPYECNQCGKGFTERKTLTEHQRVHTGEKPYECNQCGKTFSYKESLTVHQRIHTGEKPYECKQCGKTFRQKAHLNVHQRIHSGEKPYECNQCGKAFRRKGLLLNIRESTLERNLMNVTNVERLLDTKEFLLNIRESTLGRNLMNVTNVERLLDKGEFLLSIREAMLGRNDMIVTNVERLLDERELLLNIREPTLERNLMNVTNMERLLDIREFLLNIRKPTLGRNK is encoded by the coding sequence ATGGCAGAACCTCATAAGCCTAAAATCAAAAGTTGCTGTGACTTTACTTGTAGAGAAATCTGTGCTACACATGAGAAAATGCACACTGGcaaaaaaccttatgaatgtaaccaatgtggaaagggttttaCAAAAAGAGGAACCCTAACAAtacatcaaagaatccacactggagagaaactttatgaatgtaaccaatgtggaaagacttttagacaAAAGGCACATCTTAATGTACATCACAGAATCCActctggagagaaaccttatgaatgtaaccaatgtggaaagggttttaCTGAAAGGAAAACtcttactgaacatcagagagtccacactggggagaaaccttatgaatgtaaccaatgtggaaagactttcagctATAAGGAATcacttactgtacatcagagaatccacactggagagaaaccttatgaatgtaaacagtgtggaaagacttttagacaAAAGGCACATCTtaatgtacatcagagaatccactctggagagaaaccttatgaatgtaaccagtgcgGAAAGGCTTTTAGACGAAAGGGGCtcttactgaacatcagagaatccacactggagagaaatcttatgaatgtaaccaatgtggaaagacttttagataCAAAGGAGTtcttactgaacatcagagaatccacactggggagaaatcttatgaatgtaaccaatgtggaaagacttttagacaAAGGGGAGTTCTTACTAAGCATCAGAGAAGCCATGTTGGGGAGAAACGATATGattgtaaccaatgtggaaaggcttttagacgaAAGGGAGCTCTTATTgaacatcagagaacccacactggagagaaatcttatgaatgtaaccaatatggaaagacttttagatatAAGGGAGTTCTTACTGAACATCAGAAAACCCACACTGGGGAGAAATAAGTAA